One window of Methylococcus sp. EFPC2 genomic DNA carries:
- a CDS encoding ATP-grasp domain-containing protein: MTQARPESAGSALLLVAVSARMLAQSAARGGYASIAVDGFGDEDTLNAASQHVAVADFDAPVCLDELSAFVSSKDVCGVVYGGGIDTRPAWLDKLEAGWPLLGNSPATVHRANEPHEFFALLDRLAIPYPEIRFEVPETLDGWLRKSACGEGGMGVRFLAEPGRLGPCEYFQRHVAGRIGSLLFLADGQDIVPIGFNTLWTAGHDPAHPFLFAGAINRLELDAAQRPKLNEYALKLTRALGLVGLNSLDIVMDGEVCRVLELNPRPSATMSLYDEDFPAGLLRAHIDACRGRLDGVVALQGRVRAFRVIYAPRALTLPFDKRLPIWCADRPMPGACIAAGSPLCSVQAMGTEESQVLSLLAEREGALLTWLGI, from the coding sequence GTGACGCAAGCCCGCCCCGAGAGCGCGGGCTCCGCCCTGTTATTGGTTGCAGTCTCCGCACGCATGCTGGCGCAATCGGCCGCCCGGGGCGGATATGCGTCGATCGCGGTCGATGGCTTCGGCGACGAAGATACCTTGAACGCAGCGAGTCAACATGTCGCTGTGGCCGATTTCGACGCCCCGGTTTGTCTGGACGAGTTGAGTGCGTTCGTTTCAAGCAAGGACGTGTGCGGCGTGGTTTACGGCGGGGGCATCGATACCCGGCCGGCGTGGCTCGACAAGCTGGAAGCCGGCTGGCCGCTGCTGGGAAATTCGCCCGCGACCGTTCATCGGGCGAACGAGCCGCACGAGTTTTTCGCCCTGCTGGATCGGCTCGCCATTCCTTACCCGGAAATACGCTTCGAAGTTCCGGAAACACTGGACGGCTGGCTGCGGAAGTCCGCTTGCGGCGAGGGGGGCATGGGTGTACGCTTCCTCGCCGAACCGGGCCGGCTGGGGCCTTGCGAATATTTCCAGCGTCATGTGGCCGGTCGCATCGGCTCGCTCTTGTTTTTGGCCGATGGTCAGGACATCGTTCCGATCGGTTTCAACACGCTGTGGACGGCTGGTCACGATCCTGCCCATCCATTCCTGTTCGCCGGTGCGATCAATCGTTTGGAACTCGATGCGGCGCAAAGGCCCAAATTAAACGAATACGCCCTGAAACTGACTCGGGCGCTCGGGCTGGTCGGACTTAACAGCCTGGATATCGTTATGGACGGCGAAGTTTGTCGCGTGCTCGAATTAAACCCAAGACCCAGCGCGACCATGTCGCTATACGACGAGGATTTCCCCGCCGGCTTGCTGCGTGCGCACATCGATGCTTGCCGAGGCCGGTTGGATGGGGTTGTGGCGCTGCAAGGGCGCGTGCGCGCATTCCGTGTGATTTATGCGCCGCGGGCACTCACGCTGCCCTTCGACAAGCGATTGCCGATTTGGTGTGCCGATCGCCCCATGCCCGGCGCGTGCATCGCCGCGGGATCTCCTCTGTGCAGCGTGCAGGCCATGGGTACTGAGGAGTCCCAGGTGTTGAGCCTGCTGGCCGAGAGGGAGGGGGCGCTGCTCACGTGGCTGGGGATATAA
- a CDS encoding amino acid kinase: MWVLKLGGSLADGDALPHWLDALAGCPVVVVPGGGPFADAVRTAQARWHFDEQTAHEMAILGMQQYGRMLLGLNAGLRAARSPCELAGRLPAVWLPEPETLSAARVPASWDITSDSLAAWLAVATGASHLLLVKSVSSQGGARAVECDDLIAQGVVDPAFREYGRDASLQSWWCGPGDYVHLPDAWHRPADSFVRIRFDRT; encoded by the coding sequence ATGTGGGTGCTTAAGCTGGGCGGCAGCCTGGCCGACGGCGATGCCTTGCCGCACTGGCTGGATGCCCTGGCCGGCTGCCCGGTCGTCGTCGTGCCTGGCGGGGGACCTTTCGCGGACGCCGTGAGAACGGCCCAGGCCCGCTGGCATTTCGACGAACAGACAGCCCACGAAATGGCCATCTTAGGCATGCAGCAATACGGGCGGATGCTGCTGGGCCTCAACGCCGGTTTGCGGGCGGCGCGCTCGCCCTGCGAATTGGCCGGGCGCTTGCCCGCCGTCTGGCTGCCGGAGCCGGAAACGCTGAGCGCCGCCCGCGTGCCGGCTTCCTGGGACATCACGTCCGACAGTCTGGCCGCCTGGCTGGCTGTCGCTACGGGTGCGTCCCATCTGCTGCTGGTCAAGTCGGTGTCGTCTCAGGGCGGTGCGCGGGCGGTCGAGTGCGACGATTTGATAGCGCAAGGTGTCGTCGATCCGGCCTTCCGCGAGTATGGCCGCGATGCGTCTCTGCAAAGCTGGTGGTGCGGACCGGGGGATTATGTCCATTTGCCGGACGCCTGGCATCGTCCGGCGGACTCTTTCGTGCGCATCCGATTCGATCGAACATGA
- the fae gene encoding formaldehyde-activating enzyme has product MAKINKLLVGEALVGEGNEIAHIDLILGPRGSAAETAFANALTNNKDGFTTLLAVVAPNLAVKPNTILFNKVTIKNGKQAVQLFGPAQRGVALAVADSVEDGTIPADEADDIFISVGVFIHWLAEDDAKIQDYNYEATRLSIKRAIAGEPKAVDVVARKSKESHPFAAHD; this is encoded by the coding sequence ATGGCAAAAATCAATAAACTGTTGGTCGGCGAAGCCCTGGTCGGCGAAGGCAACGAAATCGCTCACATCGACCTGATCCTGGGACCGCGTGGCAGCGCTGCTGAAACCGCTTTCGCCAACGCACTGACCAACAACAAGGATGGCTTCACCACCCTGCTGGCCGTTGTCGCTCCGAACCTGGCAGTCAAGCCGAACACCATTCTGTTCAACAAGGTCACCATCAAGAACGGCAAGCAAGCCGTTCAGCTGTTCGGACCCGCACAGCGCGGTGTGGCTCTGGCCGTTGCCGATTCCGTTGAAGACGGCACCATCCCGGCCGACGAAGCCGACGACATCTTCATCAGCGTCGGTGTGTTCATCCACTGGCTGGCTGAAGACGATGCCAAGATTCAGGACTACAACTACGAAGCCACCCGTTTGTCCATCAAGCGCGCCATAGCCGGCGAGCCGAAGGCCGTTGACGTGGTTGCACGTAAGAGCAAGGAAAGCCACCCCTTCGCCGCTCACGATTAA
- a CDS encoding HisA/HisF-related TIM barrel protein, protein MPNSRIQIVPVVDLMGGVAVQARAGLREEYRPLESSLCTGPAPEDVISGLARLHPFATYYIADLDALMGRGAQHPLVRTLAERHPTADIWLDAGWPAPTGPWTPIVGTESLDASAWNDLKYSGRDWILSLDFFHGELRGPREILAQADHWPERVIVMTLNRVGTWAGPDWDRLTQIRELGPARHLIAAGGVRDEHDLDRLSELGIETVLVASALHAGRLHDYLSR, encoded by the coding sequence TTGCCTAACTCACGCATACAGATCGTCCCGGTTGTCGACCTGATGGGCGGCGTCGCGGTACAGGCCCGCGCCGGTTTGCGGGAGGAGTATCGCCCCCTCGAAAGCTCCCTGTGCACCGGCCCGGCGCCCGAGGACGTGATCTCCGGCCTGGCCCGGCTGCATCCTTTCGCCACCTACTACATCGCCGACCTGGACGCCTTGATGGGCCGGGGTGCTCAACATCCCCTGGTGCGTACGCTGGCCGAACGGCATCCGACCGCCGATATCTGGCTGGACGCCGGCTGGCCGGCGCCGACGGGCCCGTGGACTCCGATCGTCGGCACGGAGTCGCTCGACGCGAGCGCCTGGAATGACCTGAAGTATTCCGGCCGCGACTGGATTCTTTCGCTGGATTTTTTCCATGGGGAACTGCGGGGGCCGAGGGAGATTCTGGCCCAAGCGGACCATTGGCCGGAACGGGTGATCGTCATGACACTGAACCGGGTCGGAACCTGGGCAGGACCGGACTGGGATCGATTGACGCAAATACGGGAACTCGGCCCGGCCCGGCACCTGATCGCCGCGGGCGGCGTGCGCGACGAGCACGACCTCGATCGGCTGAGTGAATTGGGCATCGAAACCGTGTTGGTAGCGAGCGCCCTGCATGCGGGCCGATTGCATGACTATCTAAGTCGTTGA
- the prmC gene encoding peptide chain release factor N(5)-glutamine methyltransferase, with protein MSRLAYGELLRDATAKLAEFTDSPRLDAEILLGRATGKSRAQLFAWPEKTVDAAEMTCFESLLARRLAGEPIAHILGTREFWSREFRVTPDVLIPRPETELLVDLALQRIPPDRPARIADLGAGSGAIAVTLALELPKAQVLTLDLSPAALAVARDNAERLGARNLRFLASDWFAALDDDARFDLIVSNPPYIAENDPHLSRGDVRFEPALALSSGVDGLDAIRIIVADARKHLLPGAWLLFEHGYDQGASARELLHEAGYADVASYTDGLGYDRVSGGVLDG; from the coding sequence ATGAGTCGTCTCGCTTACGGCGAATTGCTGCGGGATGCCACGGCCAAACTCGCCGAGTTTACCGACAGCCCCCGTCTGGATGCCGAAATCCTGCTCGGCCGCGCCACCGGAAAAAGCCGGGCCCAGCTTTTCGCCTGGCCTGAAAAAACGGTCGATGCGGCGGAAATGACTTGTTTCGAAAGCCTGCTCGCGCGACGGCTGGCGGGCGAGCCGATCGCCCACATCCTCGGCACGCGGGAGTTCTGGTCGCGGGAGTTCCGGGTTACCCCGGATGTGCTGATCCCTCGCCCGGAAACCGAGCTGCTGGTGGATCTGGCCTTGCAGCGCATCCCACCCGACCGGCCGGCCCGCATCGCCGACCTCGGCGCGGGCAGCGGCGCGATCGCCGTCACCCTGGCCCTGGAACTGCCGAAGGCGCAAGTTCTCACCCTCGACCTCAGTCCGGCGGCTCTCGCGGTCGCGCGCGACAACGCGGAAAGACTGGGAGCCCGCAATCTGCGCTTCCTGGCCAGCGACTGGTTTGCCGCACTGGACGACGACGCTCGTTTCGATCTGATCGTCAGCAACCCGCCCTATATCGCCGAAAACGATCCGCATCTATCGCGGGGCGACGTGCGTTTCGAGCCCGCACTCGCGTTGAGTTCCGGCGTCGACGGGCTGGATGCCATCCGCATCATCGTCGCGGATGCACGCAAACACCTGCTGCCGGGCGCCTGGTTGCTGTTCGAGCATGGCTACGACCAGGGCGCGTCCGCCCGCGAACTGCTGCACGAGGCGGGATATGCCGATGTCGCCAGTTATACCGACGGATTGGGATACGACCGGGTGAGCGGCGGAGTTCTCGACGGATAG
- a CDS encoding hydantoinase/oxoprolinase family protein → MQIDRIGWDIGGAHLKAAGLANGVVVAVAQRPCPLWRGLDHLHAAAASIVEELAPAAGCRHVLTMTGELVDLFEHREQGVLGLLAAMREHCPVEQLSVFAGPQGFLPAAEVDARHVAAIASANWLATGLYAAGRIASGLLVDIGSTTTDILVLHGGTVSYRGYSDFERMRYDELVYTGAVRTSLMALTPHAPFRGEWVRLMAEHFATTADVYRLLGDLPAHADQADTADGGPKTPEASARRLARMLGLDAESVAMADWVRLARYFRERQLSCVGDACARSESLGLLAEDAPLVGAGVGRFLVQELARRSGRPYLDFDDVLASSLSPAGFHAADCAPAVAVACLAEQNR, encoded by the coding sequence ATGCAGATTGACCGGATAGGCTGGGACATCGGCGGCGCCCATCTCAAGGCGGCGGGCTTGGCGAACGGTGTCGTGGTTGCCGTCGCCCAGCGGCCCTGCCCCTTGTGGCGAGGCCTGGACCATCTGCATGCCGCCGCCGCTTCCATAGTCGAAGAACTGGCTCCCGCCGCGGGTTGCCGTCATGTCCTGACCATGACCGGCGAACTGGTCGATTTGTTCGAGCATCGCGAACAAGGTGTGCTGGGATTGCTCGCGGCGATGCGCGAGCATTGCCCCGTCGAGCAACTGTCCGTTTTTGCCGGTCCTCAAGGATTCCTGCCCGCCGCCGAGGTCGATGCGCGGCACGTCGCGGCCATCGCTTCGGCCAACTGGCTGGCCACCGGGCTTTATGCGGCCGGTCGTATCGCGTCGGGCCTGCTGGTGGATATCGGCAGCACGACCACGGATATCCTGGTCCTGCATGGCGGTACGGTTTCTTACCGGGGCTATAGCGATTTCGAACGCATGCGTTACGACGAGCTGGTTTACACGGGCGCGGTGCGCACCTCGCTCATGGCCCTGACGCCGCACGCCCCGTTTCGAGGCGAGTGGGTCCGCCTGATGGCCGAGCATTTCGCCACGACGGCCGACGTTTACCGCCTGCTCGGCGATTTGCCGGCTCATGCCGATCAGGCCGATACCGCCGACGGCGGTCCGAAGACGCCGGAGGCCAGCGCGCGGCGCCTGGCGCGGATGTTGGGGCTGGACGCCGAATCGGTGGCCATGGCCGACTGGGTGCGGCTCGCCCGCTATTTTCGCGAGCGGCAATTGTCCTGCGTGGGCGATGCCTGCGCCCGTTCCGAGTCGCTCGGCCTGCTGGCGGAAGACGCGCCTCTGGTCGGCGCTGGCGTCGGCCGTTTTCTGGTGCAAGAATTGGCGCGCCGATCCGGGCGACCCTATCTGGATTTCGACGACGTGTTAGCTTCCTCCCTATCCCCAGCCGGATTCCATGCGGCCGATTGCGCGCCGGCCGTCGCGGTCGCCTGTCTGGCCGAGCAGAACCGATGA
- a CDS encoding triphosphoribosyl-dephospho-CoA synthase, whose translation MSIARALLEQAYRDACEVELRAFKPGNVSIHSEGHDMTVEDFRRSAQASAPPLCDPALSLGERIYQAVLATRETAGCNTNLGIILLAAPLLLACQVGRSELPLRNNLFHVLEQTTREDAEWVFRAICLAEPGGLGESSEQDVRAPPSVTLREAMNIAAHRDRIARQYITVYADVFDFAIPSYYKALSRWGDEEWAAVAVFAGLLKAIPDSHIERKFGTRYTRKVAERMAQVDEALSAPVESERLMQLLEEVDEEFKSSGINPGTTADLTVTCLLAVRLESLWPVKAAGG comes from the coding sequence GTGAGCATCGCAAGGGCGCTTCTCGAACAGGCTTATCGTGATGCCTGCGAGGTGGAACTGCGCGCCTTCAAACCCGGTAATGTCAGCATCCATTCGGAAGGTCACGACATGACGGTGGAGGATTTTCGCCGTAGCGCGCAGGCCAGCGCGCCTCCTCTATGCGATCCGGCGCTGTCGCTGGGCGAACGTATCTATCAGGCGGTGCTCGCCACCCGCGAAACAGCGGGCTGCAATACCAATCTGGGCATCATTTTGCTCGCGGCTCCCTTGCTGCTCGCTTGCCAGGTCGGCAGGAGCGAGCTGCCTTTGCGTAATAATCTATTTCATGTGCTCGAACAGACTACCCGCGAGGATGCCGAATGGGTGTTTCGGGCCATCTGTCTGGCCGAGCCCGGTGGCTTGGGCGAGTCGTCCGAGCAGGATGTACGCGCTCCTCCGAGCGTTACGCTGCGGGAAGCCATGAACATCGCGGCGCACCGCGACCGAATCGCTCGGCAATATATAACCGTTTATGCGGATGTTTTTGATTTTGCCATTCCAAGCTATTATAAGGCCCTGTCCCGTTGGGGGGATGAAGAATGGGCGGCCGTGGCCGTGTTCGCAGGATTGCTGAAAGCGATCCCCGACAGCCACATCGAACGCAAGTTTGGCACCCGGTACACCAGGAAGGTGGCCGAAAGGATGGCGCAAGTCGACGAGGCGTTGTCCGCTCCGGTCGAATCTGAACGACTCATGCAACTCCTCGAGGAGGTGGATGAGGAATTCAAATCGTCCGGGATCAATCCAGGCACGACCGCAGACCTGACGGTTACCTGTCTGCTCGCAGTACGCCTGGAGTCGCTGTGGCCGGTAAAAGCCGCAGGAGGTTGA
- the mch gene encoding methenyltetrahydromethanopterin cyclohydrolase, with product MPQAVSVNAHALPIVKHLIANADKLRLKIGTLANGATLIDAGIEALGSLEAGRLIGEICMGGLGTVTLTQNGAFSRWPTTVHVHSTNPVIACLGSQYAGWSLSHGEGKGAFYALGSGPARALAVKVKDGVEAPVEELYKELGYRDVCGETSIVLEVDKIPPVELVDKVAKACQLEPAKVNVIVTPTSSLAGGMQVVSRVLEVSLHKAHSLHFPLEHILDGTASAPVPPPHPSFVEAMGRTNDAILFGGTVHLFVKGSTEAAEKLANELPSSTSRDYGKPFAQVFKEYKYDFFKVDAMLFSPARVIVTAVESGRSFHAGQLDEELLERSFGGE from the coding sequence ATGCCCCAAGCCGTCAGCGTCAATGCCCACGCCTTGCCTATCGTTAAACACCTGATTGCCAACGCCGACAAATTACGCCTGAAGATTGGCACGTTGGCCAACGGAGCCACGCTGATCGATGCCGGCATCGAGGCGCTCGGCAGCCTGGAAGCGGGTCGTCTGATCGGCGAGATCTGCATGGGTGGTTTGGGCACCGTGACGCTCACCCAAAACGGTGCCTTCAGCCGTTGGCCCACCACGGTTCACGTGCACTCCACCAACCCGGTCATTGCCTGTCTGGGCAGCCAGTACGCAGGCTGGAGTTTGTCTCACGGGGAGGGCAAGGGCGCTTTCTATGCCCTGGGGTCCGGTCCTGCTCGCGCGCTGGCGGTAAAAGTTAAGGACGGCGTGGAGGCGCCGGTCGAAGAGCTTTACAAGGAGTTGGGGTATCGAGATGTCTGCGGCGAAACCAGCATCGTGCTGGAAGTGGACAAGATTCCTCCGGTCGAGTTGGTCGACAAGGTGGCCAAGGCGTGTCAGTTGGAGCCTGCCAAGGTCAATGTCATCGTCACGCCGACCAGCAGTCTGGCGGGCGGCATGCAGGTCGTGTCCCGCGTGCTCGAAGTTTCGCTGCACAAGGCCCATTCTTTGCACTTTCCTTTGGAGCACATCCTTGATGGAACGGCTTCCGCGCCGGTTCCGCCGCCTCATCCCAGCTTTGTGGAGGCGATGGGGCGGACCAACGATGCCATTCTGTTCGGCGGTACCGTGCATCTGTTTGTGAAGGGCAGCACCGAAGCCGCGGAGAAGCTGGCCAACGAGTTGCCCAGTTCCACCTCGCGAGATTATGGCAAGCCCTTCGCCCAGGTGTTCAAGGAATACAAGTACGATTTCTTCAAAGTCGACGCCATGCTGTTCAGCCCCGCCAGGGTGATCGTGACTGCGGTCGAGTCCGGCCGAAGCTTCCACGCCGGCCAGTTGGACGAGGAGTTGCTGGAACGTTCCTTCGGCGGAGAATAA
- a CDS encoding RimK family alpha-L-glutamate ligase: protein MGRIALFTDDPGWHGARLKRAFAGRGYDCAYVSLTACRMNLDGGGLPIAIPGFEAALPDGVFVRGIPGGSLEQVTFYLDILHGLKALGVPVYNDARAIERTVDKGMTSFLLKQAGIPTPPSWVVSHREEAEAIARREFAQGHQVISKPLFGSQGEGLQRHSGPDDLGFLAESNGIYYLQRFVSTGAEPHDFRVFVIHGRAVAAMRRCGLTWLNNVAQGGRCESVRLDDALLCRMAEDSVKKVGMAYAGVDIIRDAFGHYSVLEVNSVPAWKGLQSVSEVVIADRLADDFLALCRSDIDQTRACAS, encoded by the coding sequence ATGGGCCGCATCGCCCTGTTCACCGACGACCCCGGCTGGCATGGCGCGCGTTTGAAGCGCGCCTTCGCCGGACGGGGCTACGATTGCGCCTATGTCTCCCTCACCGCCTGCCGAATGAATCTCGATGGCGGCGGATTGCCCATCGCAATACCCGGCTTCGAGGCCGCGTTGCCGGACGGTGTGTTCGTCCGCGGCATACCGGGCGGCTCGCTGGAGCAGGTGACGTTTTATCTGGACATCCTGCACGGCTTGAAGGCCCTGGGAGTGCCCGTTTATAACGACGCCCGCGCCATCGAACGGACCGTGGACAAGGGCATGACCAGCTTCCTGCTCAAGCAGGCCGGCATCCCGACGCCGCCGAGCTGGGTCGTCAGCCATCGCGAAGAAGCCGAGGCCATCGCCCGGCGCGAGTTCGCGCAGGGGCATCAGGTGATTTCCAAACCCTTGTTCGGCTCCCAGGGCGAGGGCTTGCAGCGCCACTCAGGCCCGGACGATCTGGGCTTTCTGGCCGAGAGCAACGGCATCTATTATCTGCAACGGTTTGTCAGCACCGGTGCCGAGCCGCATGATTTCCGGGTGTTCGTCATCCATGGGCGGGCCGTGGCAGCGATGCGTCGTTGCGGACTGACCTGGCTCAACAACGTAGCGCAGGGCGGGCGTTGCGAGTCGGTGAGGCTGGACGATGCGCTGCTATGCCGAATGGCCGAAGACTCGGTCAAAAAAGTCGGCATGGCTTACGCCGGGGTGGACATCATCCGCGATGCTTTCGGCCACTATTCCGTCCTCGAAGTAAACAGCGTGCCGGCTTGGAAGGGCCTGCAAAGCGTCAGTGAGGTCGTGATCGCCGACCGTCTGGCCGACGATTTTCTCGCGCTGTGCCGGAGCGATATCGATCAGACGCGCGCCTGCGCCTCGTGA
- a CDS encoding ATP-grasp domain-containing protein, whose amino-acid sequence MKILVMEYITGGGLAGAELPPGLVREGGLMRRALLDDLLQAGGVSEVLVLNDARIPAVPADTRVQWLPVSDAAGFSARWREGLGACDALWLVAPESGGILADLSAEAEAAGIRLLSNPSQAVNLAGSKSATLERLRAHGLPVVESWHWADYRVQVQRDGLLANSPLVIKPDDGVGCEHTRIFFHPDEPEVPDDTAFIVQPLLEGEPLSLSILFAAGEASLLTVNRQMIDQRDKGFVLTGCLVNALSDTDGRWQKLAEDVARAMPELWGYAGIDLILTAQGPRILEINPRLTTSYAGIRRAIGHNPAEFVLELMRGGALPPPVSARGIAVAISLRENHAD is encoded by the coding sequence ATGAAAATCTTGGTGATGGAATATATCACCGGCGGTGGACTCGCGGGGGCAGAGCTGCCGCCGGGCTTGGTTCGGGAAGGCGGGTTGATGCGGAGGGCCTTGCTGGACGATCTCTTGCAGGCAGGCGGGGTGAGCGAGGTGCTGGTCTTGAACGATGCTCGCATTCCCGCAGTGCCGGCCGATACGCGCGTGCAGTGGCTTCCCGTGAGCGATGCGGCGGGTTTCTCGGCCCGCTGGCGCGAGGGGCTGGGGGCTTGCGATGCGCTATGGCTCGTCGCGCCGGAAAGCGGCGGCATCCTGGCCGATTTGAGCGCGGAGGCGGAAGCGGCCGGCATCCGTCTGCTGAGCAATCCTTCGCAGGCCGTGAATCTGGCCGGCAGCAAGTCCGCGACTCTGGAGCGCTTGCGCGCCCATGGCCTGCCGGTGGTGGAAAGCTGGCACTGGGCGGATTACCGGGTACAGGTTCAGCGCGACGGTCTGCTTGCCAACTCGCCTCTGGTGATCAAACCCGACGATGGGGTAGGGTGTGAGCATACGCGCATCTTTTTCCATCCGGACGAGCCCGAAGTACCGGACGATACGGCGTTTATCGTTCAGCCGCTGCTGGAAGGGGAACCGCTCAGCTTGTCCATCCTTTTCGCCGCGGGTGAGGCGAGCCTGCTGACCGTCAACCGACAGATGATAGACCAGCGGGATAAGGGCTTCGTACTCACCGGCTGCCTCGTGAATGCCCTGTCCGACACCGATGGTCGCTGGCAAAAACTGGCTGAGGACGTCGCTCGGGCCATGCCAGAGTTGTGGGGCTATGCCGGTATCGATCTGATATTGACCGCGCAGGGGCCCCGCATCCTGGAAATCAACCCCCGCCTGACGACGTCCTATGCCGGCATCCGTCGCGCGATCGGGCACAATCCCGCCGAGTTCGTTCTCGAGCTGATGCGAGGCGGTGCTCTGCCGCCGCCGGTCTCGGCTCGGGGGATAGCGGTCGCAATTTCCCTGCGGGAAAATCATGCAGATTGA
- the pabB gene encoding aminodeoxychorismate synthase component I, with protein sequence MSENIPTITELPYFEDSTALFMPWAERRWAAFLDSGFPFTRQGRYDILAAEPYITLVTRGPLTEIRQDDSIRLSPEDPFALIKQALGEPAPALPDIPFPGGAIGYFGYDLARRLERLPELASDAELIPEMGVGVYDWAVVVDHHERRTRLVSLNRDPATAARWPHLVHAFSQIQTLGWQHTGFGLSGQVESNMTRAQYGKAFTRIKQYIREGDCYQVNLAQRFQVRCHGNPWTAYVTLRHVNPAPFSAFLNQPQVQVLSSSPERFLKLKQGVVETKPIKGTRPRSLNPEDDRARIEELRASLKDRAENLMIVDLLRNDIGKSCEPGSVHVPGLFEIESYATVHHLVSTVRGRLAAGRHALDLLRGCFPGGSITGAPKIRAMEIIEELEPNRRGVYCGAIGYIGYDGDMDSNIAIRTLVHSDSRIRFWAGGGIVADSDMEQEYQECYHKAAALLHLLEHFQIGNTGDHVGA encoded by the coding sequence ATGAGCGAAAACATCCCCACCATCACCGAACTACCCTATTTCGAGGACAGCACCGCCCTGTTCATGCCCTGGGCGGAACGGCGCTGGGCGGCTTTCCTGGACAGCGGTTTTCCGTTTACCCGACAGGGCCGTTACGACATTCTGGCGGCGGAGCCGTACATCACGCTGGTGACGCGCGGGCCACTGACCGAAATCCGCCAGGACGACAGCATCCGATTGTCACCCGAAGACCCGTTCGCCCTGATCAAGCAGGCTCTGGGCGAGCCGGCTCCGGCTCTGCCGGATATCCCGTTTCCGGGCGGAGCCATAGGCTATTTCGGTTATGACCTGGCGCGGCGGCTGGAGCGTTTGCCGGAGCTGGCTAGCGATGCGGAACTGATACCCGAGATGGGTGTGGGAGTCTACGACTGGGCGGTCGTCGTCGATCACCACGAGCGTCGCACCCGTCTGGTCAGCCTCAATCGCGATCCCGCGACCGCGGCGCGCTGGCCTCATCTGGTTCACGCCTTCAGCCAGATCCAGACCCTGGGCTGGCAGCACACAGGCTTCGGCCTGAGCGGTCAGGTCGAATCGAACATGACCCGCGCGCAGTACGGCAAGGCCTTCACGCGCATAAAGCAGTACATCCGCGAGGGCGATTGTTATCAGGTCAATCTGGCCCAACGCTTCCAGGTCCGCTGCCACGGCAATCCATGGACCGCCTACGTGACCCTGCGGCACGTCAATCCTGCGCCGTTCAGCGCCTTCCTCAACCAGCCCCAGGTCCAGGTCCTGAGTTCCTCGCCCGAGCGCTTCCTCAAACTGAAGCAGGGCGTCGTCGAAACCAAGCCCATCAAGGGCACCCGGCCGCGTTCCCTGAACCCCGAGGACGACAGGGCCCGCATCGAGGAGTTGCGCGCCAGCCTGAAAGACCGGGCGGAAAACTTGATGATCGTCGACCTGCTGCGCAACGACATCGGCAAAAGCTGCGAGCCCGGCTCGGTCCACGTGCCCGGCCTGTTCGAGATCGAGAGCTACGCCACGGTGCATCATCTGGTCAGTACCGTGCGCGGCCGGCTGGCGGCGGGGAGGCATGCGCTCGATCTGCTGCGCGGCTGTTTTCCCGGCGGCTCCATCACCGGCGCGCCCAAGATCCGTGCGATGGAAATCATCGAGGAACTGGAGCCCAACCGGCGCGGCGTCTACTGCGGGGCCATCGGCTATATCGGCTACGACGGCGACATGGACAGCAACATCGCCATCCGCACCCTGGTGCATTCGGACAGCCGCATCCGCTTCTGGGCGGGCGGCGGCATCGTCGCGGACTCCGACATGGAACAGGAATACCAGGAGTGTTATCACAAGGCCGCCGCCCTCCTGCATCTGCTCGAACATTTCCAGATCGGCAACACCGGCGACCATGTGGGTGCTTAA